A section of the Cololabis saira isolate AMF1-May2022 chromosome 6, fColSai1.1, whole genome shotgun sequence genome encodes:
- the LOC133446511 gene encoding putative nuclease HARBI1, with translation MACPFEENPVELGARIVRGSLRRERVFRDRQNPFAFPDEYLYERYRFSTESMAYLCQLLDPYVASATRRSRALTVPQTICIALRYFATGTYLYAVGDAENISKNTVCNAIHKVARALTDMLDGFVVFPGHLPTQSVKEGFYAIAGFPRVIGAIDCTHIPISARLGENEADYVNRKSFHSLNVQMTCDHNCMVTSIDAKWPGSVHDSRIFRESTLCHRLEQGLFSGVLVGDRGYACQPFLMTPYPDPDAGPQTRFNVALSRTRVRIEMTFGILKARFTCLRGLRVAPDRASRIVAACVVLHNVATIRRERAPPVDQQPPDVVDPITLDYPTGRAVREAITDQFFA, from the exons atggcatgcccctTCGAAGAGAATCccgtggagcttggtgcgcggatcgtgagaggatccctccgaagagaacgcgtattcagggaccgccaaaacccctttgctttccctgatgagtacctgtatgaacgatacAGATTCTCGACGGAGAGCATGGCATATTTGTGTCAGCTGCTCGACCCGTATGTGGCCAGTGCCACACGTCGGAGTCGTGCGCTCACAGTGCCCCAAACCATCTGCATTGCCCTGCGGTACTTCGCCACGGGTACCTACCTGTATGCTGTGGGTGATGCTGAAAATATAAGCAAGAATACAGTCTGCAATGCCATCCATAAAGTGGCACGTGCCCTCACAGACATGCTGGATGGATTTGTTGTGTTCCCTGGCCACTTGCCGACGCAGTCTGTTAAAGAGGGGTTTTATGCCATAGCAG GGTTCCCCAGAGTGATCGGTGCCATAGATTGTACGCACATTCCCATCTCCGCACGTCTGGGTGAGAATGAAGCGGACTATGTCAACCGCAAGTCATTCCACAGCCTCAACGTTCAG ATGACATGTGACCATAATTGCATGGTCACGAGCATCGACGCCAAGTGGCCTGGGTCGGTCCATGACTCCCGGATCTTCAGGGAGTCCACACTGTGCCACAGACTGGAGCAAG GGCTGTTCAGTGGAGTGCTTGTCGGTGACAGGGGATATGCCTGCCAGCCCTTCTTGATGACCCCCTATCCTGACCCTGATGCAGGGCCACAAACTAGATTCAACGTGGCCCTTTCCAGAACCAGGGTCAGGATAGAAATGACATTTGGCATCCTGAAGGCCCGCTTCACCTGCCTTCGTGGGCTCAGAGTGGCCCCAGACCGAGCTAGCAGGATtgttgcagcatgtgttgtgctCCACAATGTCGCCACCATACGGAGGGAGAGGGCCCCTCCTGTCGACCAACAACCCCCTGATGTGGTGGACCCCATCACCCTCGACTACCCTACTGGCAGGGCTGTGAGAGAGGCCATCACAGACCAATTTTTTGCCTGA